One region of Actinopolymorpha sp. NPDC004070 genomic DNA includes:
- a CDS encoding discoidin domain-containing protein — translation MSALVARRLGAVVLGALLLTASLSPARAAVSGGSGTAPAADAAVGPGVAAPSAVGSWLTDPGRKVYLTRQSDLHWKRGTPPAGTAVTVDESRKYQSMEGFGASFTDSSAWLVGTRLDRGRRAAAMRALFDPRAGIGLSFVRQPMGASDFAVNGNYSYDDMPAGQTDPTLAHFSIDHDRAYVIPVLRDALRLNPELTVMASPWSPPGWMKTSDSMVGGTLRPEAYQPFADYFAKFVRAYADAGVPITYVTPNNEPLYVPEGYPGLDLGPDKESAFIREHLGPTLRKAGLPTRILGYDHNWDVVSYPESLYADPATSRYVAGTAWHCYAGDVRAQSLSHNNYPGKPAFHTECSGGTWEGDDAAGFAGAMNLVVNAPREWAKSVVRWNMALDADNGPTNGGCITCRGVLKVAKDTNGRWNWSRTVDYYALGHAGKFVRPGARRIASSGPAAGTDGAVQNVAFVNPDGSKALIAFNPGTSAATFHVRWGHRWFDATLPAGSAATYTWRGTQDATAGDAALGTTDVHFERPGKAALTVSWDADLLSRLNQVREDGSWVGYSLPTGASLRAPATSTPLPRTNWTATASASSPDDPPSQAIDGDPATRWSTGHGMTPGDWFQVDLGASTTFDQLRLDTSASPGDFARGYEVYVSEDGKSWGRPVARGGGATQLRVLFPPVTGRYVRIVNTGSSGSWWSIHEVDVLAPTGSGSGPGSGGEQPPAANADLLRRTATTPDGTALEVYYNAGDQAATFDVTWADTIYRYSLPAGASATFTRAH, via the coding sequence ATGTCTGCACTGGTTGCGCGGCGCCTGGGTGCCGTCGTCCTCGGCGCGTTGCTGCTGACCGCGTCGCTGAGCCCCGCCCGCGCCGCGGTGAGCGGCGGCAGCGGCACTGCTCCGGCGGCGGACGCCGCCGTCGGCCCGGGCGTCGCGGCGCCGTCCGCGGTGGGCAGCTGGCTCACCGACCCTGGGCGCAAGGTGTACTTGACACGACAGTCCGACCTGCACTGGAAGCGCGGCACGCCTCCCGCGGGCACGGCCGTCACCGTGGACGAGTCCCGGAAGTACCAGTCGATGGAGGGCTTCGGTGCGTCGTTCACCGACTCCTCCGCCTGGCTGGTGGGCACCAGGCTCGACCGTGGCCGCCGCGCGGCGGCGATGCGCGCGTTGTTCGACCCGCGTGCCGGCATCGGGCTGAGTTTCGTCCGCCAGCCCATGGGGGCCAGCGACTTCGCCGTGAACGGCAACTACTCCTACGACGACATGCCAGCCGGGCAGACCGATCCCACGCTCGCCCACTTCTCGATCGACCACGACCGGGCGTACGTCATCCCGGTCCTGCGCGACGCGTTGCGGCTCAACCCCGAGCTCACGGTGATGGCCTCGCCGTGGAGCCCGCCCGGCTGGATGAAGACCAGCGACTCGATGGTCGGCGGCACACTGCGGCCGGAGGCCTACCAGCCGTTCGCCGACTACTTCGCGAAGTTCGTTCGGGCGTACGCGGACGCGGGGGTGCCGATCACCTACGTCACGCCGAACAACGAACCGCTCTACGTACCCGAGGGGTATCCCGGTCTCGACCTCGGCCCGGACAAGGAGTCCGCGTTCATCCGTGAACACCTTGGTCCCACCCTGCGCAAGGCCGGCTTGCCGACGAGGATTCTCGGCTACGACCACAACTGGGACGTGGTGAGTTACCCCGAGAGCCTGTACGCCGACCCGGCCACCTCCCGCTATGTCGCGGGAACGGCCTGGCACTGCTACGCGGGCGACGTCCGCGCACAGTCGCTGTCCCACAACAACTATCCGGGCAAGCCCGCCTTCCACACCGAGTGCTCCGGCGGAACGTGGGAGGGCGACGACGCCGCGGGCTTCGCCGGTGCGATGAACCTGGTGGTCAACGCCCCGCGCGAGTGGGCGAAGTCGGTCGTGCGGTGGAACATGGCGCTGGACGCCGACAACGGCCCGACCAACGGTGGGTGCATCACCTGCCGCGGGGTTCTCAAGGTCGCCAAGGACACGAACGGGCGGTGGAACTGGTCGAGGACGGTCGACTACTACGCACTCGGGCACGCCGGCAAGTTCGTCCGGCCCGGCGCGCGTCGAATCGCGTCCAGCGGGCCGGCCGCGGGGACCGACGGCGCCGTGCAGAACGTCGCGTTCGTCAACCCGGACGGCTCCAAGGCGCTGATCGCGTTCAACCCGGGCACGTCCGCGGCGACGTTCCACGTGCGCTGGGGACACCGCTGGTTCGACGCCACGCTGCCCGCGGGTTCTGCGGCCACCTACACCTGGCGCGGAACCCAGGACGCCACCGCCGGCGACGCCGCGCTGGGCACCACCGACGTGCACTTCGAGCGGCCGGGCAAGGCTGCGTTGACAGTCTCGTGGGACGCCGACCTGCTGAGCCGGCTCAACCAGGTGAGGGAGGACGGCTCCTGGGTCGGTTACTCCCTGCCCACCGGCGCGTCGCTGCGGGCGCCGGCAACGTCCACTCCCCTGCCACGGACGAACTGGACGGCGACCGCGAGCGCGAGCAGCCCGGACGACCCGCCGTCGCAGGCGATCGACGGTGACCCGGCCACCAGGTGGAGCACCGGGCACGGGATGACGCCGGGCGACTGGTTCCAGGTCGACCTCGGCGCGTCCACGACGTTCGACCAACTCCGCCTGGACACCTCCGCCAGCCCCGGCGACTTCGCCCGCGGCTACGAGGTCTACGTGTCCGAGGACGGGAAGTCCTGGGGCCGGCCGGTGGCACGCGGCGGCGGTGCCACCCAACTGCGGGTGCTGTTCCCGCCGGTGACCGGGAGGTACGTCCGCATCGTCAACACCGGAAGCTCCGGCAGCTGGTGGTCGATCCACGAGGTGGACGTGCTTGCCCCAACCGGCTCCGGATCGGGGCCGGGATCAGGCGGCGAGCAGCCACCGGCGGCGAACGCGGACCTGCTGCGGCGTACGGCGACCACACCCGACGGTACCGCGCTCGAGGTCTACTACAACGCCGGCGACCAGGCGGCGACGTTCGACGTCACCTGGGCGGACACGATCTACCGCTACAGCCTGCCGGCCGGCGCGTCCGCGACCTTCACCCGCGCGCACTGA
- a CDS encoding nucleoside hydrolase → MAATHQVILDTDIGSDVDDALALAMIFGASEIELLGVTTVYGDVRLRALVTRRLARLAGHDGLAVVAGAERPLTGADAWWAGFEGRLYDDLGAEAYLEDVSAVEFLTRTVAERPGEIDVVAIGPLTNIAEAIRADQSFARNVRRLHVMGGRFDRPEPEHNFRSDAVAAAEVFASGIPVTVVGLEITTQARIGPDHLGEIATAGALGRQLEAEVRQWWNFTGEESNVPHDPLAVLAMLRTDLLGSRPVTISVEPEGERAGVSTATDDPQSRTRVVTSVVLPDAVDHLVKLIATAGHCGPS, encoded by the coding sequence GTGGCCGCCACCCACCAGGTGATCCTCGACACCGACATCGGCTCGGACGTCGACGACGCGCTCGCCCTGGCGATGATCTTCGGTGCGTCCGAGATCGAGCTGCTCGGCGTCACCACGGTCTACGGCGACGTCCGGCTCCGCGCCCTGGTCACCCGGCGGCTGGCCCGCCTCGCCGGCCACGACGGTCTGGCCGTGGTCGCCGGCGCCGAGCGTCCGCTCACCGGCGCCGACGCCTGGTGGGCGGGTTTCGAGGGCCGGCTCTACGACGACCTCGGCGCGGAGGCCTACCTCGAGGACGTCAGCGCGGTGGAGTTCCTGACCCGGACCGTGGCCGAGCGGCCCGGCGAGATCGACGTGGTGGCGATCGGCCCGCTGACCAACATCGCCGAGGCGATCCGGGCGGACCAGAGCTTCGCCCGCAACGTACGCCGGCTCCACGTCATGGGTGGGAGGTTCGACCGGCCCGAGCCCGAGCACAACTTCCGCAGCGACGCCGTGGCCGCCGCCGAGGTGTTCGCCTCCGGCATCCCGGTCACCGTGGTCGGGCTGGAGATCACCACCCAGGCCCGGATCGGCCCGGACCACCTCGGCGAGATCGCCACCGCCGGCGCGCTCGGCCGCCAGTTGGAGGCGGAGGTCCGGCAGTGGTGGAACTTCACCGGCGAGGAGTCCAACGTCCCGCACGACCCGCTTGCCGTGCTGGCCATGCTGCGGACCGACCTGCTCGGCTCCCGCCCGGTCACGATCTCGGTGGAGCCCGAGGGTGAGCGGGCCGGAGTGAGCACCGCGACCGACGACCCGCAGAGCCGCACCCGCGTGGTCACCTCGGTCGTACTCCCCGACGCCGTCGACCACCTGGTCAAGCTGATCGCCACGGCCGGGCACTGCGGCCCGTCCTGA
- a CDS encoding NAD-dependent epimerase/dehydratase family protein encodes MTRRLLLTGAAGGVAAMLAPGFGTHPDLDGWDLVRTDRVEGRGTDPVDVVGDLADPAFLARVTDGVDAVVHLAANADPAASWDDLRVPNVDVVAALLATGVPRIVLASSAHAMGQYARPGAPLIDPSWPAAPCCAYGATKAFGEALGRAHAYRTGASVVALRLGATTERPLASSALDGWLGPDDLRQLVARALAADVSYAVCPGISANTRTRWLTHNAIGYLPVQDSETYAGEVPADDSWGLCAGRYGPDDTTLPGALATGRG; translated from the coding sequence ATGACCAGGCGCTTGCTGCTCACCGGCGCGGCGGGCGGCGTGGCCGCGATGCTGGCACCCGGGTTCGGCACCCACCCCGACCTCGACGGCTGGGACCTGGTGCGTACCGACCGGGTGGAGGGCCGAGGGACCGATCCGGTGGACGTCGTGGGTGACCTGGCCGACCCGGCGTTCCTCGCCCGGGTGACCGACGGCGTGGACGCGGTGGTCCACCTGGCCGCGAACGCCGACCCCGCCGCGTCCTGGGACGACCTGCGGGTCCCCAACGTGGACGTGGTGGCGGCACTCCTCGCCACCGGCGTACCCCGGATCGTGCTGGCGAGCTCGGCCCACGCGATGGGGCAGTACGCCCGGCCGGGCGCCCCGCTGATCGACCCGTCCTGGCCGGCCGCGCCCTGCTGCGCGTACGGCGCGACGAAGGCGTTCGGCGAGGCGCTGGGCCGTGCACACGCCTACCGCACCGGTGCGTCCGTCGTCGCGCTGCGGCTCGGGGCGACCACCGAGCGCCCGCTCGCCTCCAGTGCCCTGGACGGGTGGCTGGGCCCGGACGACCTGCGCCAACTCGTCGCCCGCGCGCTGGCGGCGGACGTGTCGTACGCCGTCTGTCCCGGCATCTCGGCCAACACCCGGACCCGCTGGCTCACCCACAACGCGATCGGCTACCTCCCGGTGCAGGACTCCGAGACCTACGCCGGGGAGGTGCCCGCCGACGACAGCTGGGGCCTGTGCGCGGGGAGGTACGGCCCGGACGACACGACTCTGCCCGGTGCCCTGGCGACCGGCAGGGGATAG
- a CDS encoding MFS transporter, whose translation MSHPAGRGEPGTSSTSSSGSNLHPDAADSADSSGEPLDSRQPSPPAQETLGAEDLRDDSATHDGRVTGPGRRRSRWDLRRIVVDTRPLSIPAYRRLWTSTAVTSVGSQLTAVAVPKQIYDITGSSAYVGLAGLVALVPLVVFALWGGAIADAVDRRKLLLVTNTGIAVTSLLFWAQAFAGAHSVWVLFGLLGLQQACAGVNQPARSASIPRLVPAHLLPAANALGSTVFQIGSIIGPLLAGVLIPVLGLSTLYLIDSVALTVTIWAVWRLPALPPLAGAPRRAGLRHVIEGFGYLATRKVLLVSFLADVIAMVFGMPRALFPQMAQQTFGDPPGGGFALGILFAAIPVGAVLGGLFSGAFSRIRRHGVAVIGAVCAWGLAIVGFGLSPWLWLAAFFLAVAGMADLVSMVFRGTIMQSAATDEMRGRMQGVFTVVVAGGPRLADLLHGTAGAAVGTTVAVSGGGVLVVVAMLAAVVAFPIFWRYRAQDS comes from the coding sequence GTGTCACATCCCGCCGGCCGAGGCGAGCCCGGCACCAGCAGCACCAGCAGTTCCGGCAGCAACCTCCACCCCGACGCAGCAGACTCAGCGGACTCCTCCGGCGAACCGCTCGACTCCCGGCAGCCGTCACCGCCTGCCCAGGAGACGCTCGGGGCCGAGGACCTCCGAGACGACAGCGCCACCCACGACGGCCGGGTCACCGGCCCGGGCCGGCGCCGTTCCCGGTGGGACCTTCGGCGGATCGTCGTGGACACCCGGCCGCTGTCCATCCCGGCGTACCGCAGGCTGTGGACGTCGACCGCTGTCACCTCGGTCGGCAGTCAGCTCACCGCGGTCGCGGTGCCCAAGCAGATCTACGACATCACCGGCTCCTCGGCCTACGTCGGGCTGGCCGGTCTGGTGGCGCTGGTCCCGCTGGTCGTGTTCGCCCTGTGGGGCGGCGCGATCGCGGACGCCGTGGACCGGCGCAAGCTGCTGCTGGTCACCAACACCGGCATCGCCGTCACCTCGCTGCTGTTCTGGGCGCAGGCGTTCGCGGGTGCGCACTCGGTGTGGGTCCTGTTCGGGCTGCTCGGCCTGCAGCAGGCGTGTGCCGGAGTCAACCAGCCGGCCCGCAGTGCCTCCATCCCACGCCTGGTCCCCGCCCACCTGCTGCCCGCGGCGAACGCGCTCGGCTCCACCGTCTTCCAGATCGGCTCGATCATCGGGCCGCTGCTGGCGGGCGTACTGATCCCGGTCCTCGGCCTGTCCACGCTGTACCTCATCGACTCGGTCGCGCTCACGGTGACGATCTGGGCGGTGTGGCGGCTGCCGGCGCTGCCGCCGCTGGCCGGTGCTCCGCGGCGGGCCGGGCTGCGGCACGTGATCGAGGGTTTCGGCTACCTCGCCACCCGCAAGGTGCTGCTGGTCTCCTTCCTGGCCGACGTGATCGCGATGGTGTTCGGCATGCCCCGGGCGCTGTTCCCTCAGATGGCGCAGCAGACGTTCGGAGACCCGCCCGGCGGCGGCTTCGCCCTCGGCATCCTGTTCGCCGCGATCCCGGTCGGTGCGGTGCTCGGCGGCCTGTTCTCCGGCGCGTTCTCCCGGATCCGCCGGCACGGCGTCGCGGTGATCGGGGCGGTGTGCGCGTGGGGGCTGGCGATCGTCGGCTTCGGCCTGTCGCCGTGGCTGTGGCTGGCGGCGTTCTTCCTCGCCGTGGCCGGCATGGCCGACCTGGTGAGCATGGTGTTCCGGGGAACGATCATGCAGTCGGCGGCCACCGACGAGATGCGCGGACGGATGCAGGGCGTCTTCACCGTCGTGGTCGCAGGAGGGCCGCGGCTGGCCGACCTGCTGCACGGCACGGCCGGCGCGGCGGTCGGCACCACCGTGGCGGTGAGCGGCGGCGGCGTCCTGGTGGTGGTCGCGATGCTCGCCGCGGTGGTGGCGTTCCCGATCTTCTGGCGCTACCGCGCCCAGGACAGCTGA
- a CDS encoding glycoside hydrolase family 2 TIM barrel-domain containing protein, protein MRGPEVGRRTRLTAVAAGFALAVAAFAGSAFGGSALAAPSATTTTTTGAAPAGVVRDPHGDREPSRTEVRTVDGTNVVFSYGEVMPSFDGYAHHEPTRRYLSLDRTWRFRYDPDDQGLSAGWQKPGADDSAWDSIAVPASWDLKDNDGWAGYDGADFGKGGALKDGYAWYRTEVAVPASWRGTHVRLAFLAASYSADVWVNGTFVGKHEGGHTAFALPVGDALRPGQPATVAVRVYRRASYTSYDGTGEQVRDDKALPPGVVDYWPYAGLTRSVWLESVPAVNVAKVLLDAKAGTLDARVVVQNSGDTDFHGYVRIDPGRGSTGRPTRVRVDVPAGRVAVPTARIAVTGAPHWSVEHPNVLTARASVSATANGRPVDTLAATYGVREIRVDGTQLKLDGKPLFLKGVNWHEETDRSGRSMTRAEYDHELGQVKAADANFLRNCVYNRHPYVYDWADRHGLMLMDEWDTMWVGTDQQRLQTESYGLSRALALATAWNNHNHPSVILWGLQNESTVDANGAPVYRAWLADMKAAVKSVDLSKRPVTWASNTSWDPAFDLADVVGFNEYFGYFYGKNEDLGTTLDAVHRNHPDKPILITENGTWSFLGKHGSPTEAGTEEWQAANFVSHWDQVTATSRPWMAGYTFWVLKDYKERAGYNQNYNGLSTMGMLGWDGTTRRLVFDAFTEARSPR, encoded by the coding sequence ATGCGAGGTCCGGAGGTCGGTCGAAGGACACGGCTCACCGCGGTCGCCGCCGGGTTCGCGCTGGCGGTGGCGGCGTTCGCGGGCTCGGCGTTCGGCGGTTCGGCACTGGCCGCGCCGAGCGCCACCACCACCACGACCACCGGCGCCGCGCCGGCCGGCGTGGTCCGCGACCCGCACGGGGACCGCGAACCCTCGCGGACCGAGGTCCGGACGGTCGACGGCACCAACGTGGTCTTCTCCTACGGCGAGGTGATGCCGTCCTTCGACGGCTACGCGCACCACGAACCCACCCGGCGTTACCTCTCCCTGGACCGGACCTGGCGGTTCCGCTACGACCCCGACGATCAGGGCCTGTCGGCCGGATGGCAGAAGCCCGGTGCCGACGACTCGGCCTGGGACTCGATCGCGGTGCCGGCGTCGTGGGACCTCAAGGACAACGACGGCTGGGCCGGCTACGACGGCGCCGACTTCGGCAAGGGCGGGGCGCTGAAGGACGGGTACGCGTGGTACCGCACGGAGGTCGCGGTGCCGGCGTCGTGGCGCGGAACGCACGTCCGGCTGGCGTTCCTCGCCGCCTCCTACAGCGCCGACGTCTGGGTGAACGGCACGTTCGTCGGCAAGCACGAGGGCGGCCACACCGCGTTCGCGCTCCCGGTCGGCGACGCGCTGCGACCCGGGCAGCCGGCCACTGTCGCCGTACGCGTCTACCGCCGCGCGAGCTACACCAGCTACGACGGCACCGGCGAGCAGGTCAGGGACGACAAGGCGCTGCCGCCCGGCGTCGTCGACTACTGGCCCTACGCCGGCCTCACCCGCTCGGTGTGGCTGGAGTCGGTGCCCGCGGTGAACGTCGCCAAGGTGCTGCTGGACGCGAAGGCGGGCACCCTCGACGCGCGGGTGGTGGTGCAGAACTCAGGCGACACCGACTTCCACGGGTACGTCCGCATCGACCCCGGGCGCGGCTCGACCGGACGGCCCACCCGGGTGCGCGTCGACGTGCCGGCGGGCAGGGTCGCGGTGCCGACGGCACGGATCGCGGTCACCGGCGCACCGCACTGGAGCGTCGAGCACCCGAACGTCCTCACCGCCCGCGCGTCGGTCAGCGCCACCGCGAACGGCCGGCCGGTGGACACCCTCGCCGCCACCTACGGCGTACGCGAGATCAGGGTCGACGGCACGCAACTGAAGCTTGACGGCAAGCCGCTGTTCCTCAAGGGCGTCAACTGGCACGAGGAGACCGACCGGTCCGGCCGGTCGATGACGCGTGCGGAGTACGACCACGAGCTCGGCCAGGTCAAGGCGGCCGACGCGAACTTCCTGCGCAACTGCGTCTACAACCGTCACCCGTACGTCTACGACTGGGCCGACCGGCACGGCCTGATGCTGATGGACGAGTGGGACACCATGTGGGTGGGCACCGACCAGCAGAGGCTGCAGACCGAGAGCTACGGCCTGTCCCGGGCGCTCGCCTTGGCCACCGCGTGGAACAACCACAACCACCCGTCGGTGATCCTGTGGGGGCTGCAGAACGAGTCCACGGTCGACGCCAACGGCGCGCCGGTCTACCGCGCCTGGCTGGCCGACATGAAGGCGGCGGTGAAGTCCGTCGACCTGTCCAAGCGGCCGGTCACGTGGGCGTCGAACACCTCCTGGGACCCGGCGTTCGACCTTGCCGACGTGGTGGGCTTCAACGAGTACTTCGGCTACTTCTACGGCAAGAACGAAGACCTCGGGACCACGCTGGACGCCGTGCACCGCAACCACCCGGACAAGCCGATCCTGATCACCGAGAACGGCACCTGGTCCTTCCTCGGCAAGCACGGTTCGCCGACCGAGGCGGGGACCGAGGAGTGGCAGGCCGCCAACTTCGTCTCCCACTGGGACCAGGTGACCGCGACCAGCCGGCCGTGGATGGCCGGCTACACGTTCTGGGTGCTCAAGGACTACAAGGAGCGCGCCGGCTACAACCAGAACTACAACGGCCTGTCCACCATGGGGATGCTCGGCTGGGACGGTACGACCCGGCGGCTGGTGTTCGACGCGTTCACCGAAGCCCGGTCGCCGCGCTGA
- a CDS encoding putative quinol monooxygenase, with protein sequence MIVVHATLRSRPDRRVDTVAALIAMQHAVRTNDDGCLHYAFVADLEDDCLFTCVEEWTDLDALHEHLASPHMAALDSVLADSAEGPADIRVFEAVPAQITPI encoded by the coding sequence ATGATCGTGGTACACGCGACATTGCGCTCCCGACCCGACCGCCGGGTGGACACCGTGGCCGCGCTGATCGCCATGCAGCACGCGGTCCGCACCAACGACGACGGCTGCCTGCACTACGCGTTCGTCGCCGACCTCGAGGACGACTGCCTGTTCACCTGCGTGGAGGAGTGGACGGATCTGGACGCCCTGCACGAGCACCTGGCCAGCCCGCACATGGCCGCACTGGACTCGGTGCTCGCCGACTCCGCAGAGGGCCCCGCCGACATCCGGGTGTTCGAGGCGGTGCCGGCGCAGATCACCCCGATCTGA
- a CDS encoding patatin-like phospholipase family protein, which translates to MSDERTRAEVRLGGHWRQVRAAMLLTALLLLVQWPMRHVVRSGDPTCATPARLSLLVDTGLICAYLLATWRAHGFVALVRPAGSMVRRRAFAGAVLVSAAACLDAVENVVLWQRFGGVPAAYGTCPSLSVGWLTVVWWVLWIGGLVLAGTALVTTRYGSHRRTPPLSPPSTPSTPSTTDGKPADPRTPADLTRHDRGRQIICCSGGGIRSAAFSLGALQALTDQGEYQRSSTVIGVSGGGYIAAAFHFLRRSLADEGRTSASEQPPYAMGSPELSRLRRHTHYLMPSLAVGVRAIMSLLYGAVVNLVLIGILIRAVAWVLGWAIAETSVVRGLGSPDAWTDFDGLPRWYWLGALAPLAIVVVLFLAEVLVDRFRVPPTWLRREGRALARLLLVPGIVSPLLLLGVPLVLVWANNLGPGPAGGHSGILGGLTDGVVGTANGVAGPQAANANAAVDSQFGFVTLAALGAAFIALARSAWKGIQTISAGVGPTLRRRILAWLRTRLVPWLGSALLVVGVLVVLLRWTAGYAASEEWRSRWWVAGVCAAILVATRIFTDATRTSLHPYYRERLSVAYLVGRGHSEREAERAYPTPLPYSKYAVSPDGGPQLVIVGSANAADADFIPPDRGCVPFVFDPELTGVAGDVTLPAEGLEPTAEYEVRADYHHRDVTLPGAVAISGAAFAPLTGRNNAGTRPMRLLFAVVNARLGVWLPNPYWGTTSPAAALARRCGELAERRRGEGRTGPLTRLASATAYAASIADKPGAHQLFREAFGRASMYDRRLYVTDGGHYDNLGLVEALRRRPARVIVIDASNDLEDSFAAVGSAIASARMDLGVDVSLDLRTLQRHGGERIGRGWARGRATYPEGGSADILLVKAVLAGDLCWDLETYALEHPDFPRHTTGDQLYGEFDFEAYRALGQTLTRDLLHQVEREHVVRTGNGPAAGNGPAGGVPTPNGPTDDVSPLRSG; encoded by the coding sequence GTGTCGGACGAACGTACGCGGGCCGAGGTGCGGCTGGGTGGGCACTGGCGGCAGGTACGGGCAGCGATGCTCCTGACCGCCTTGCTGTTGCTGGTGCAGTGGCCGATGCGGCACGTGGTGCGGTCCGGCGACCCGACGTGCGCAACGCCGGCGCGGCTGTCCCTGCTGGTCGACACTGGGCTGATCTGCGCCTACCTCCTCGCCACGTGGCGTGCGCACGGCTTCGTCGCCCTCGTACGACCGGCGGGGAGCATGGTCCGCCGGCGCGCGTTCGCCGGTGCGGTGCTGGTGAGTGCGGCCGCCTGCCTGGACGCGGTCGAGAACGTCGTGCTGTGGCAGCGGTTCGGCGGCGTCCCGGCGGCGTACGGCACCTGTCCCTCGCTGTCGGTCGGCTGGCTCACCGTGGTGTGGTGGGTGTTGTGGATCGGCGGGCTGGTGCTGGCCGGCACGGCGTTGGTGACGACGCGGTACGGATCACATCGCCGAACGCCGCCGCTGTCGCCGCCGTCAACGCCGTCAACGCCGTCGACGACGGATGGGAAGCCGGCTGACCCACGAACCCCCGCGGACCTCACCCGGCACGACCGAGGCCGGCAGATCATCTGCTGCTCCGGCGGCGGCATCCGGTCGGCGGCCTTCTCGCTGGGAGCCCTGCAGGCGTTGACCGACCAGGGTGAGTACCAACGTTCCTCGACGGTGATCGGCGTCAGCGGCGGCGGCTACATCGCGGCTGCGTTCCACTTCCTGCGGCGTTCTCTGGCCGACGAGGGACGCACGTCGGCGTCGGAGCAGCCGCCGTACGCCATGGGCAGTCCCGAGCTCTCCCGGCTGCGCCGGCACACCCACTACCTCATGCCCTCGCTGGCCGTGGGCGTCCGCGCCATCATGTCGCTGCTGTACGGCGCGGTTGTCAACCTGGTGTTGATAGGGATCCTGATCCGGGCGGTCGCCTGGGTGCTCGGCTGGGCGATCGCGGAGACCTCGGTCGTCCGCGGCCTCGGCAGCCCGGACGCGTGGACCGACTTCGACGGCCTGCCGCGGTGGTACTGGCTGGGTGCCCTCGCCCCGCTGGCGATCGTGGTGGTGCTGTTCCTGGCGGAGGTGCTGGTCGACCGGTTCCGCGTCCCGCCGACCTGGCTGCGCAGAGAGGGGCGGGCGCTGGCCCGGCTGCTGCTGGTGCCCGGGATCGTCAGCCCGCTGCTGCTGTTGGGTGTTCCGCTGGTTCTGGTGTGGGCCAACAACCTCGGTCCCGGTCCGGCCGGCGGCCACTCCGGGATCCTCGGCGGGCTCACCGACGGAGTGGTCGGCACCGCCAACGGCGTCGCCGGACCCCAGGCGGCGAACGCCAACGCGGCGGTCGACTCGCAGTTCGGGTTCGTGACGCTGGCCGCTCTCGGCGCGGCGTTCATCGCGCTGGCACGGTCGGCCTGGAAGGGGATCCAGACCATCTCAGCAGGTGTCGGTCCCACGCTGCGCAGGCGGATCCTCGCCTGGCTCCGGACCAGACTGGTGCCCTGGCTCGGCTCGGCGCTGCTGGTGGTGGGCGTGCTCGTGGTGCTGCTGCGGTGGACCGCGGGGTACGCCGCCAGCGAGGAATGGCGTTCGCGCTGGTGGGTGGCCGGTGTGTGCGCGGCGATACTGGTCGCGACGCGCATCTTCACCGACGCCACCCGCACGTCCCTGCACCCGTACTATCGCGAGCGGCTGTCGGTGGCGTACCTCGTCGGCCGGGGGCACTCGGAGCGGGAGGCCGAACGCGCCTACCCGACACCGTTGCCGTACTCGAAGTACGCCGTGTCACCCGACGGCGGTCCGCAACTGGTGATCGTGGGCTCGGCGAACGCCGCCGACGCCGACTTCATCCCGCCGGACCGGGGGTGTGTGCCGTTCGTCTTCGACCCGGAGCTGACCGGTGTGGCCGGTGACGTCACGCTGCCCGCGGAGGGGCTGGAACCCACCGCGGAGTACGAGGTCCGTGCCGACTACCACCATCGCGACGTGACCCTGCCCGGAGCGGTCGCGATCAGCGGTGCGGCGTTCGCCCCGCTCACCGGACGCAACAATGCCGGCACCCGGCCGATGCGGCTGCTGTTCGCCGTGGTCAACGCCCGGCTCGGCGTGTGGCTGCCCAACCCCTACTGGGGTACGACCTCACCGGCGGCCGCGCTGGCCCGCCGCTGCGGCGAGCTGGCCGAACGCCGGCGAGGCGAGGGCCGCACCGGGCCGCTCACCCGCCTCGCGTCGGCCACCGCCTACGCCGCGTCGATCGCGGACAAGCCCGGTGCGCACCAGCTGTTCCGGGAGGCGTTCGGCCGGGCGTCGATGTACGACCGCAGGCTCTACGTCACCGACGGCGGCCACTACGACAACCTCGGCCTGGTGGAGGCACTGCGCCGCCGCCCGGCGCGGGTCATCGTGATCGACGCCTCGAACGACCTGGAGGACTCCTTCGCGGCGGTGGGTTCGGCCATCGCGTCGGCCCGGATGGATCTCGGCGTCGACGTCAGTCTCGACCTGCGCACCCTCCAGCGCCACGGCGGCGAGCGGATCGGCCGCGGCTGGGCACGCGGCCGGGCCACCTATCCCGAGGGCGGCTCGGCCGACATCCTGCTCGTCAAGGCCGTGTTGGCAGGGGACCTGTGCTGGGACCTGGAGACGTACGCGCTGGAACACCCGGACTTCCCGCGGCACACCACCGGCGACCAGCTGTACGGCGAGTTCGACTTCGAGGCCTACCGCGCGCTCGGGCAGACACTGACCCGCGATCTGCTGCACCAGGTGGAACGCGAACATGTCGTACGGACCGGCAACGGCCCGGCGGCGGGCAACGGCCCGGCGGGCGGCGTACCCACTCCGAACGGGCCCACCGACGACGTGTCGCCGCTCAGATCGGGGTGA